A segment of the Brevundimonas sp. M20 genome:
GAAGCGATCCGGACGCATGGCTCCATCACAGGCGCGGGACGCGCCCTCCGGATAAGCTACAAACGCTGCTGGGCCTTGGTAGACGAGATGAACCGCTGCTGGCGCACGCCCCTCGTGACAGCCGTTCGGGGCGGTCCGACCCAAGGCGCTCTTCTGACAGAAGAAGGCGCGCGAATCCTGGAGGCCTTCCGCGCCCTTGAGCAGCGGCTGACGGCGGCGACCCGCGACGATCCCGCCTATGCGACGCTGGTCGACCACCTTCGCGACACGCCCCTGCCCCCCGCCGGCTCCTGACCCCCGCTTCGACTTGACGGATATCCGTTCGCCCTTCGATATGGCCGGATGAACATATCGGTCGGCCCATCAGGGATTTCGAAACGCGGCGGTTCTCCCGGCGGAAGGCTCCGGGCTCCTTCCCGGAGCTCCCGCCGATCTCTGGCGGTTCGGCCCGAAGCCTGGACCGCGCCCGGGATCGACGCGCCCCGGCCCTGCAGCGGTCCCGCTCCGCGTCGCGAGGAAAGATGAGCGACTGGTACACCGCGGGACTCGAGGACGACATGCGGCCGCGAATGTTCGCGGCCGCCGACCGCGGCGACGCCTTCGCCCTGGTCACCATCACGGCGGCCGAAGGCGGCGGGCCGCGCGGCGTCGGCGCCCAGATGGTGGTCACCCGGGAGGACATGGGCGGCTTCCTGTCGGGCGGCTGCATCGAGGCCGACGTCGCCCTGCACGGTCGCGAGGTCCTGGCGGCTGGCGCGCCGAAGCGGGTCGTCTACGGGCGCGGCAGCCCCTATGTCGACACCCGACTGCCCTGCGGCGGGCGGCTGGAGCTGCTCGTTGAACCCGTCGCGCCCGAAGATCCGATCGTCGCGGCGCTCAAACGGGCGCGCGACGACCGTCGCCTCGTCACCCTGATTTCCGACGGTGAGCGTCGAACCGTCGTGGACGGTCCGGCCGACCATCCTGACCGCCTGCGGGACTATGCGCCGCCGCAACGGCTGGTCGTCATCGGCTCGGACGCCTTCGCGCTCGCCATGGCCTCGGCGGGTCAGGCGCAGGGCTGGCAGGTCACCCTGGTTCGTCCCAAGGGCCCCGAGACCCCGCCGCCCCTGGCCGTCGATTACCGGCGCGACGACCCCGCCGCCGCCCTGGCCGCCCTGCGGCTGGACCCGTGGACCGCCGTCGCCATCGCCACTCATGACGTCGATCTCGACCACGCGGCCATCACGACCGCGCTCGGCCGGGACACCGGATATGTGGGCGTGCTCGGCGCGCGCCGGCGCCTGCCCGACCGCCTGGCGCGGCTGGCGGCGGACGGCGTGACGGCCGGTGACCTGAAGCGGCTGCACGCCCCTATAGGCCTGAAGATCGCCGCCCGCGCGCCGCACGAGGTCGCCGCCGCCGTCATCGGCGAGATCATCGGTTCGCGCGCATGAGCCGGCACGCCCTGGTCCTGGCCGGCGGCGCCGGCCAACGGTTCGGCGGAGCCAAGCTCCTGGCCGACTGGCGCGGCCGGCCGCTGGTCGTCTGGTCCGTCCAGACCGCGCTCGCGGCGCCGGTCGACGGCGTCGTCGTCGTGGTCGGATGCCGCGCTTCCGAGGTCCGCGCCGCGCTCGACGATCTGGCCGATCCGAGGCTGCGGCTCGTGGAGGCGCCCGACTGGGACGACGGACTGTCCGCCTCTCTCCGGGCCGGCGTCGCCGCCCTGCCCCCGAAAGCCGCAAGCCTGGCCGTCTTCCTCGGCGACATGCCCCTGGTCGACCCGTCCTCGGCCGCTCCCCTGTTCGACGCCGTCGAGGCCGGGGCCGTCGCCGCGCGCCTCGACCATGCCGACGGGCCGGCCCACCCCATCGTCTTCGGGCGCGCGTTCTTCCCGGACCTGTTGGGGATCCGCGGCGACCGGGGAGCGCGGAGCCTGCTCGCCGGCCGCGCCGACGTCGCCGTCTTCAACACCGCGGACGACGGGGCCGTGTTCGACGTCGATCGTCCCGAGGATCTCGACCCTGCGGTCGGCCCCGCTTCGCTCAGAGCAGGTCCTCGATCCTGATCGGCATCTTGCGGACCCGCACGCCGGTGGCGTGGAAGACCGCATTGGCGACCGCACCGGCGACGCCGACCATGGCCACCTCGCCCAGTCCCTTGGCGCCGATCGCATTGATGACCGGGTCGGGCTGATCGATCATGCCGACCTCGATGTCCCCGATGTCGGCGTTCACCGCCACGACGTAGTCGGCCAGATCGTTGTTGAGCCAGCCGCCGTAGCGCGGATCCACCTCCGTCTCCTCGCGAAGCGCCGCGCTGACGCCCCAGACGACCCCGCCCCGGACCTGGCTCTCGGCGGTCCTCGGCGACACCACCCGCCCGCAGTCGGCCACGCTGACGACACGGGGGACGCGGATGCGACGCGTCCGGGGCTCGACCCGAACCTCCACGAAGTGGGCGATGTAGCTGAAGCTGGTGAACTCCGGATAGACCGGGCCGGAGATGGCCATGCCCCCGGCCCGCAGGGTGGCGAGGTCGCGCGGTCCCTGTCCCGGCCCAACCCGGGAGATCTCCACCTCCACGAACGGCCGACGGACGGCGGCCAGCTGCTGGTGCAGGTTGCCGGACACCGCCCGCCCCTCCAGAAGCTCGGCCATCCGCGCCTTGAGAGCGGCGGCGGCCTCCCCGGCCGCGGTCGCGCCGCTGGCGGTGCCCCAGGATCCCGCCGTCACATGCTGGGCGGCCACCGAGGTGTCGCCGATGCGGATCTCGAGCTTGCGCGGGTCGATGTCGAGCGCGCGGATCAGCACCTGTTCGAGGGTCGAGCGAATGCCCTGTCCCATCTCATGGGCGGTGGCCGAGAAGCGCGTCGTCCCGTCCGCGCTCACCCTGAGGGTGGCCTCGGCGGGGTGCGTCAGCACCGGATAGGCGCCGCTGGCCATGCCCCAGCCGACCTGGACGCCGTCCTCGAGCCCCATGGACGCCGGCGCGAGCGGCCGGTCCCGCCAGCCGAACCGACGCGCGCCCTCGCGGATGCAGGCGTTCAGATGGCGCGAGGACAGGGGCTTGTTGTGGATCGGATCGGTGGTGGCGTCGTGGCGAAGCCGGAACTCGACAGGATCGACCCCGAGTTTCAACGCCAGTTCGTCGACGGCGCTTTCCAAGGCGAAGGCCTGCGGGTGGGGATGGGGCGCCCGCATGTAGCCCGGCGCCTGGGTGTCGATGCGGATGTTGGCGGCCGTCCCGAGATAGTTCTCGACCCCGTACATCTGGGTCGAGGATTCATGGTACTCGGGCGCGAACTGACCGCGGCGGGACTGCTGGTGATCCGCGTCGTAGCGGATGGCGACCAGCTTTCCGGCGGCGTCCGCCCCCAGCTCGATCCGGTGCCGGCTGCGCGGCCGGTAGGTGGCGTTGTGGAAGATCTGGGCCCGGGGCACCACGATCTTGACCGGCCGCCCGATCAGGACCGCAGCCAGCGCCGCCAGACTCGTCTGCCGCTGGGCGAACCCCTTCTGACCGAATCCGCCGCCGACCGACGGACTGCTCACCACCACCTTCGCCGGGTCCAGCCGCAGATTGCCCGCGATGGCGCCCTTGACCATGTTGCTGCCCTGGGTGCCTTCGTAGACCTGGAGCCGTCCGTCGGCCCAGACGGCCGTGGTGGACAGCATCTCGATCGGATTGTGATGCTGGTTCGGGCTGAAATACTCTCCGCTTAACCGCGTGACCGCCCCGGCCAGGGCCGCGTCCGCGTCTCCGGCCTTTACGTCCTCCACGGGCTCGCGCACGCCGCCCTCGCTGTCGATCAACGGCGAGAAGGCGGCGGCCTCGTAACGGACCCGCACCGCTTCCATGCCCTCGACCGCGGCTTCGTGGCTCTCGGCCACGACGAGGGCGACGGGCTCGCCCCGATAGGAGATCCGGTCCACGATCATGGGCGGCGGCGGCGGTCCGCCCGGCCCCGGAGGCGGCGGCGCCGGGCAATCGGCCGCCGTCAGGACGCGCACGACGCCAGGAACCGCCAAGGCGGCGTCGGTCTCGACCTTCCCCACCCGACCGCGGGCGATCGTCGAGGTCACCATCATCCCGTAGAGCAGGCCCTCGAGCGCCACGTCGGCGGCGTACTTGAGGCGACCGGTTACCTTTTCCCGGGCGTCGACCCGGGGGCGGTTCGGAAAAGGAGCGGTGGTCATCTCAGATCCTCCTCGCCGCGATCATCAGGGCGTCGGCGACGGTGCGCGCGCCCAGTTCGATCTTGAAGCCGTTGTGGCGCCCCGCCACGGCCCCGGCCAGGGCCGCATGCCCGGCCTCCAGAGCCGTCTCCGGCGTCAGGCGGCGACCCACGAGGCCCGTTTCGGCGGCCGTCGCCCGCCAAGGGCGCGTCGCCACGCCGCCGAGCGCGATCCGCGCCGCCGTGATCCGGTCACCCGACGTCTCCAGCGCGACGGCGGCGGAGGTCAGGGCGAAGGCGTAGCTCTCCCGGTCGCGGATCTTGTGATAGGTCGAACGCCGTCCGGCCCGGGTCTTGGGCACGACGATGGCGGTGATCATCTCGCCGGGCTGGAGATTGAACTCCAGATGGGGCGTGTCGCCCGGCAGACGATAGAGCCGCTCGATCGGGAGGGTCCGCCGCCCCGCAGGGCCCAGAACCTCGACCTCGGCGTCCAGGGCCGTCAGGGCCACCGGCCAGTCGCCCGGGGAAACGGCATTGCAATGCGCGCTCTGCCCCAGCACGGCCTGGCCGCGATCGAGCCCCTCGAGGGCGGCGCAGCCGGAGCCCGGCTCGCGCTTGTTGCACGGATAGGCCCCGGCCGGTCCGTTGCGGAAATAAAGGCAGCGCGTGCGCTGAAGCAGGTTGCCGCCCACGGTCGCCATGTTGCGCAGCTGTTGCGACGCCGCCTTCGACAGCGACTCGGCCAGAACCGGATAGTCGCGCAGCACCACGGGATGGGCCGCGACGGCGCTCATCGGGGCCAGAGCCTCGAACCTGAGACGCCGTCCCCCGGTGTGGATCCCGTCCAGGCCGCGGATCGCGGTGACGTCGACAAGGTGGCCGGGCTGCTCGATGTTCAGCTTCATCAGGTCGAACAGGGTGGTGCCGCCGGCGATATAGCGGGCGCCCGCGCCGGCCGCGGCGAAGGCCGCGACGGCCGCGTCGGGCGTTTCGGGCCGGGCGTAGGTGAAGCGTCGCATCAGCCCCTCCCCCCCTGGCGCGCGACGTCCTCGATGGCGGCGACGATGCCGACATAGGCGCCGCAGCGACAGATGTTGCCGCTCATGTACTCGCGGATGCTCTCGGGGCTGGTGGCGTTGCCTTCGCCCACGCAGGCGATGGCGGCCATGATCTGGCCAGGCGTGCAGTAGCCGCATTGCAGGGCGTCGTGGTCGATGAAGGCCTGCTGCATGGGATGCAGGCGGTCGCCGTCGGCGACGCCCTCGATGGTGGTGACCGCCCGGCCGTCGACCTTCGCGGCCAGGGTCAGGCAGGACACCACCCGCCGGCCGTCGACATGCACCGTGCAGGCGCCGCATTGGCCGTGGTCGCATCCCTTCTTGGCGCCGGTGAGTTTCAGGGTCTCGCGCAGCATGTCGAGCAGGCTGGTGCGGACATCGATCCCCGCCTCCACGGCCTCGCCGTTGACGATCGGCCGGACGACGAGGTCGGCGCCGAAAGCCCGAGCCGTGACCGGCGCCGCCTGGGCCGGGCTCTCCGCCCGGGCGGCGGGGCTCGCCAACACGGCCGCAGCCACGCCGCCCACGCCCAGGGCGCCGCGCCGGGTGAGGTCGAGATCGTGATCAGGATCGTCGGGTCGGTCGGTCGGGCGCATGGCGTCTCTCCCTGGTCGTGAAGGCGGTCGTGCCGAAAGCTAACCTGAGGCGTCCGGCTCCGTCCGAAGCGATCGTCTCAAAGGGCCGTTCGATCGTCCTGTCCGGCCCGCAACAGGCGACGCCGGTATTCCGTCGGCGCGTGACCCGACCAGCGCCGGAAGGCCTTGCTGAAGGCGGCCTCGGACTCATAGCCGGCCGCAGCCGCCAGTTCGGCGAGCGGCACCCGGCGCGTCGCCAGATCGCCGGCGGCGCGGAACATCCGGTGACGGGTCAGGTAATCGAGCGGGGCCTGGCCGGTGACGGCGCGGAACCGGGCGGCGAACCGGGACCGCGACATGCCGGCCTCGCGCGCGAGCAGTTCCACCGACCAGCGGCGTTCCGGCGTCCGGTGAATGGCCGAAAGGGCCCCGGAGATCTCGGGATCCGCCAATCCCCTCAGCCACCCCGCCGGCGCCTCGCTCGACGTCAGCTGTCGCCGGATCACTTGTGCGAGCAGCAGGTCCGCCAGCTTGCCGCCGACGCCCTCCGCCCCGGGCGCGCGCGTGCGGATCTCCCGATCCAGCAAGCCGGCCAAGGCCTGGAGGTCCGCGTCCGACCGCGCCACCATGACCGACGGCAGCCCTTGCAGGAACGGGTTGGGGCGGGGATCGTGGAAGGCGAAGACGCCCGAGATCAGGACGGTTTCCGGAGCGCCTTCGCCCAGTACCAGATCGCAGGTCTTGAACCGTTCGCCGGGGCTCCAGCGGCCGAGGCCTTCACGGGCCACGATCTCGCTCCAGGGCCGGGTCCGGGCGCCGGGGCCGGACAGGAGCAGATGGGGATCGCCGTGCGACAGAACGGCCACGTCGCCCTCCCCGAGCCGGCGGGGCTCGCCGAGCGCGTCGGCGACGACCCATGCCTCTCCGCTCACAACCAGATGAAACGGGGCGCCCTGAAGGTCCGGCTTGGCGTAACCCCAGTCGCCTCTCAGCGTCATGCGCGAGAAGACCACGCCCTGCAGGCGCAGATCCGAGAAGACGTCGTCAATCAGCGCCAATCCGTCCCTCCTTCACGCGCGTGCGCAACGGCGCCGGCGCCGCGGACGCGCATCGATCCAAGCGCGGTCCCGCTCAGAGCTCACGCCCCAGAAGACGATCGACCGACCAACGGCCGCCGCCCTGCACGGCGATCCACAGTGCTATAAAGCCGAGGATCAGGGGATACTCGACGCCCCGGTCGATCCAGGGATAGATCGGCCCCAGAGCCAGGCAGATGACCGCCATCTGCACGGCCAGCATGGGGGCGAACAGCCGGGTGGCGAACCCGGCCGCGACGGCCAGGCCGCCGAAGGTCTCCAGCAGGGCGACAAGGGCCGCGAGTTCTGGCGCGAAGGGCAGACCTAGGACGTTTCCGATCAGGTTCGTGGAGCCGGCCATGGGGTCCGCCATCGATCCGTGAGCGGTTCCCAGCAGCTTCGGCACGCCGTGGGTTACGATGGTGAGGCCGAAGGCCGCGCGCAGCATCGCCGAGGCGACCGGGCCCGCGACCGCATAGAAGGGCCCCAGGGCGGGAATGAGAAGCCGGGCGTCTCGCCCGGCCGGGCCGCGCGGATCGGGGATGGGCAAGCGGACCTCCTGCACGCCGTGGAAACAGGAGGGTCAGGGTAGCTGGTTCGCGGGAGACGACTAGTCCGGCGATCCGGACATCACTATTCCGAAATATTGAACAATCCGCTACCAGCCGGCCATGGACCGGATCGACATCATGCGCCTCTTCGTCCGCATCGTGGAGCGCGGCAGCTTCACCGCGGCCGCGGTCGACCTCGGCCTGCCGCGCGCGACGGCGACCACGGCCATCCAGCGGCTGGAGCGCGATCTCGGGGTTCGTCTGCTCGAGCGCACGACGCGCCGCGTCAGGCCGACGCTCGACGGCGCCCTGTACCAGGAGCGCTGCGTCCAGCTGCTGGCGGACCTCGACGAGGCGGAGACCATCTTCCGCAACGCCGAACCCCGCGGCCCCCTGCGTGTCGATCTCCAGGGCACGCTCGCCCGCTTCTTCGTCTTGCCGGCCCTGCCGGACTTCATCGCCCGCTACCCCGACATCACCCTGAATCTCAGCGAGGGCGACCGGATGGTCGACCTGGTCGCGGAAGGCGTCGACTGCGTCCTGCGCGCGGGCGACCTGCCCGATTCCGGCCTCGTCGGACGCAAGGTGGCGAGCTTCGAACAGGTCACCGTGGCGAGTCCGGACTATCTCGAGCGGCACGGCGAGCCCCTGACGCCGGACGACCTAGAAGGTCATCTGATGGTCGCCTATACGGCCTCGGCGACCGGCAAACCCTATCCACTGGAGTTCGGGGACGCCCCTCTCGTCCGCGAAGTCCCCCTGCCCTTCAAGATCGTGGTGCGGGGCGCAGAGACCTATACGGCCGCCGGCCGGGCGGGCCTTGGCCTGATCCAGATCCCGCGCTACCGCGTCGTTCGCGAGATCGCGGCGGGCGCCTTCCTGCCGGTCCTCGCCGAGACGCCGCCGCCGCCGATGCCGGTCTACGTCCTCTATCCCCACAACCGGCATCTCTCGTCGCGCCTTCGCGCCTTCGTCGACTGGATCGCCGAGGTCTTCCGGGTCGCCGCGCCCGAGGGAACCGGTTCCGGGGACTGAACGCCCTGAAGGCGGTCCCGGCGCTGTCGAAGGGGGCCGCGATCGCCATCCCGGGACGCCGCAGGGTTGGCCGAAGTGGGCGAGCGGGAGGATCAGGCAAATAAATCCGATGATCCGATATATTGTCGGAGGCCGTCCCGGCCGATGCTGCCGGCCCTGGAGCAGGTGTTCGAAGGGCTTTTGATCGTGACCCGATCTCCGAAATCGACGAACGCCGGTCCCGTCGGGACGGACAAGCCGCGACGCCGGCTCTTCACGCGTCGGCGCGTCCTGACCACGGGCGGGGTGGTCGTCGGCGGCGCCCTCGTGCTGGGCACGGCCGGCGCCAACATCACCCGCATCCTGGGCGCCGGCGCGGTGCGGCCCGAGGACAGCCCGTTCGGCCCCTACCTCCGCATCGAGGCCGACGGTTCGGTGATCGTCGCCAACGCCTTCCAGGAAATGGGCCAGGGCGTCCACGCGGGGCTGGCCGCCATCGTCGCCGAGGAGCTGGACGCCGACTGGGACCGGGTGCGGGTCGAGACCGCCCCGGCCAACGCCGCCGTCTACGGGGTCCAGGGCACGGCGGGCTCCAACACCATCGCCACCTCCTGGGACCGCATGCGCAAGGTCGGCGCCGCGGCGCGGGCCATGCTGGTGCAGGCCGCCGCCGCGCGGTGGAACGTGTCCCCCGCCCGCCTGACGGTCGCCGACGGCGTGGTCCGGCACGCCGCGTCCGGCCGGTCCGCCGGCTTCGGCGAACTCGTCGGGGCGGCCGCGGCGTTCGAGCCGCCGCAGGACCCGCCCCTCAAGCGGCCGAACCAGTTCACCCTGATCGGCACGCCCCGCGTCCGGCGGCTGGACAGCCTGCCCAAGAGCACCGGCGCCCAGATCTACACCCAGGATGTGCGCCTGCCGAACATGCTGACGGCCATGGTCGCGCGCTCGCCGCGCTTCGGCGGCCGGCTGCGGCGGTTCGACGACCGCGACGCCCGGCGGGTCCCCGGCGTGGTCGACGTCTTCGCCATCCCCACCGGGGTGGCCGTGGTCGCCGAACACGCCTGGGCCGCGCAGAAAGGCCGCGAGGCCTTGCGGATCCTGTGGGACGACAGCGAGGCCGAACGCCGCTCGGACGCCGAGATCGCCGCCTGGTATCGCGACATCGCGGACGGGCGGGTCCAACACGGCTCGACGGCCTTCGGCGCCAAGGGCGATCCGGACGCCGCCTTCGCGGGCGACCTGTTCGAGACCTCGATGACCCTGCCCTTCCTCGCGCACGGGCCCATGGAGCCGCTGAACTGCGTGGCCCAGGTCGACGGTCTCGACGTGACCCTCTGGTCCGGGACCCAGCTCCAGACCCCCGACCAGGTGGCCGTGGCCGCGGCCATGGGCACGGCGCCCGGACGGGTGCGGATCAACACCCTGTCGGCCGGCGGCTCGTTCGGGCGGCGGGGGGTGCTCGGGGCGCATTATTCGGTGGAGGCGGCGCGGATCGCCCGCCGCACCCAAGGACGGCCGGTCAAGGTGCTGTGGAGTCGCGAGGACGACATGGCCGGCGGCGTCTACCGCCCCATGGCGCACCACAAGATCACCGTCGCCGTCGATGAGGCCGGCTATCCGAAGGCGTGGCGGCACCGGGCGGTCGCCCAGGCGCTGCTCCCCGTCGTGCCGCCACAGCAGACCATCGAAGGCGTCGAACCGTCGCCTTATCTTGAGTTCGCAGAAACCGTCGACTGTCGCGTCTACAGTCCCCGGCTGGCGATCTCCACGGGCTTCTGGCGATCGGTGGGCCACTCCCACACCTTCACCGCGCTCGAGCACGCCATCGACCAACTGGCGCGACGGGCGAACATCGATCCCGCCGACTATCGGCGGCACATCTATTCGCGCGTCAACGCCCGCTCCTATCTGGACGTGCTCAACCTGGCCTGCGAGCGGGCCGGCTGGGGCGGGCCGATAGAGTCGGGGTGGGCCCGCGGCCTGGCGGTCGGCCGATGTTTCGGGACGACGGTCGCCCAGATCGCGGAAGTGACCCTCACCCCGGCCGGGCCGCGCGTCCGCCGCGTGGTCGCGGCGGTTCACTGCGGCATCGCCGTGGCTCCCGACCTCGTGGCCGCGCAGATCGAGGGCGGGATCATCTACGGCCTGAGCGCCGGCCTCTACGGTGCGGTGCGCTTCCGCGACGGGATCGTTCAGAACCCGAACTTCAAGGATTATCGCTCGGTGCGCATGCATGAGGCGCCCGAGATCGAGACCTACATCGTGCCCTCTGCGGACCCGCCCACGGGCGTCGGCGAACCCGGAACCCCGCTGATCACTCCCGCCGTCGCCAACGCCCTGCTCGTCCTGACGGGCAAGGCGACGCGGCGCACCCCCCTCATCGAGGCCTGACCCATGCGCTACACCCTCACCGTGAACGGGGCCGCCCATGTCGTGGACGCCGATCCCGGCATGCCGCTGCTGTGGGTGCTGCGCGATCTCCTGGGGCTCACGGGCTCCAAATACGGATGCGGTGTCGCCCAGTGCGGAGCCTGCACCGTGCACATCGACGGGTCTCCGCGCCGGGCCTGCAGCGTCGCGGTGTCGGCGGTCGACGGCGCCGTGACCACGATCGAGGGCGCTTCGGGGCCGGTGGCGGAAGCTATCCGGGCCGCCTGGGTGGCGCGGGACGTGCCCCAGTGCGGCTTCTGCCAATCGGGTCAGGTGATGAGCGCCATCGCCCTGCTCAACGCCGTCCCCCGTCCGGACGATGACGACATCAACGCCGCGATGACGGGCAACATCTGTCGTTGCGGGACCTACGGCCGCATCCGGGCGGCCATCAAGGACGCGGCCGCCGCCGCAGGAGGCTGAGATGGCGCGTGAACCCGGTCGCCGCAGTTTCCCGCGCCGCCACCCGATTCTCACCGGTCTGGCCGTCCTGATCGTCGGCTTCGTCGCCTGGTCGTCAGTAAACAGCTACCTCCACCGGCCCGAACGGGAGGACATCGCCCCGGTCGAGGCGACGCGCGCGATCGATCATCTTCAGCCGGTCGCCGCCTTCGCCAGCATCCCCGACGAGGCCAGCCGGTCCGTCGCCCTCTTCAATGAGGCCGGGCGGGTGATCCAGCATCCCCGCTGCATGAACTGCCATCCGGTCGGCGATCGCCCGACGCAGGGCGATCGGATGCGGCCGCACGAGCCCTGGGTCACGCGCGGCCCGGACGGTCACGGCGCGCCGGGGCTGGAATGCAAGACCTGCCACGGCTTCACCAATTTCGACCCGTCCGGCGTGCCCGGCGATCCGCACTGGGCCCTCGCGCCGGCGGACATGGCCTGGCAGGGCAAGACGCTCGGCGAGATCTGTCGGCAGATCAAGGACCGCGCGCGCAACGGCGACCGCAGCCTCGATGACATCGTGCGCCACATGGCCGAGGACGGGCTGGTGGGCTGGGCCTGGAACCCCGGCGGCGCCCGCACCCCCGCTCCCGGCACCCAGCAGGAGTTCGGCGCGCTGATCCGCGCCTGGGTCTCCACCGGAGCCCAGTGCCCGGCGTAACATGCGCCCGTTGGAGGCAGGCGCGCTCGGCCGGCGGCCCGCCCCGTTCGGGGAGTATGCGGTCCACGCCGCTCTGTACGCCTATGCGGCCAGCGCTCCGATGGCTTGGTCCGCCTGGGCGATCGCCGCATCGCGCTGTTCGGGCCCGACCAGAATCCCCTCGGCGATGACAAACTCCGGCGTCACCCCGATGAAACCGAAGACGGTGGTCAGATAAGTCTCGGCATGCTCGGCCGCCCGCCTTCCGGTGTCGGCGCCATAGAAGCCGCCCCTGGACACCGCCACGATCACCCGCTTGTCGCCCGCCAGCCCGACCGGGCCCGCCTCCCCGTATCTGAAGGTCCGGCCCGCCACCAGGATGCGATCAATCCAAGCCTTAAGCTGGCTGGAGACGTTGAAATTGTACATCGGCGCCCCGACCACGACGACGTCGGCGGCCAGGAACTCCTCCAGCACCGGCGTCGTCTGCTCCGCCGCCGGCAGGTCGGCCAGGGTCAGGTGCCCGAGCGGCTCCGCGGCCAGGTCGCGATAGGTCGTCTCGAGCGCCGGATCGCCTTCGCGCAGGCGCGCCACGATGTCCGCCGTCAGCTTGCGGCTGACCGATCCGTCGCCGGTGATGGCGCTGTCGATGTGCAGCAGTTTCATTCTGTAACTCACTTCCGGTTTGTGCCCGGTGACGGAAGTGCGATAAGGGCCGACCGCCCGCAAGACGGCACATTCTAGTAACCCAAGGCACACCCAGGTGACCGACAACGCCATCGCCCACACCGCAGAACAGTGCATGCGCGTCAGCGACGTCCTGGCCCGGGTCGGCGACAAATGGAGCATCCTGGTCATCGCCGCCCTCGGCGAGCGCCCCTACCGCTTCAATGAACTGAAGCGGGCGATCGAGGGCGTGTCCCAGCGTATGCTGACCCTGACGGTGCGGGGTCTGGAACGCGACGGCTTCATCACCCGTACGGTGACCCCCAGCATCCCGCCGCGCGTGGACTACGCCCTGACCGACCTGGGACGTTCGGTGCTTGAAGCGGCCCGGACCATGGGCGAGTGGGCCGCGACCCACCGCGCCACCGTCGAGGCGGCGCGCCAGGCCTTCGACGCCCGGGCCGCGGAGGCCCTGTAGTCAGATCGCCAACTGGTCGCCCCTGAGGGTCAGAACCGGCACGACGATCTCTTCCTCATCCCACAGATGACGGTTGATCAGGCGCGTTCCGCGTTCGACCCGGTCGGCGAGCGCTCCGGCCAGCGGTCTCAGATCCGTTGTCGCCCCCGCCCGGAGCAAGGCGTTGGCGTCGTCCGCCATCCCCGCCAGCAGCGCCTCGATCTGGTCGTGGTCCCGGTCAAGCAGGGCGAAGCCCTCCGTCATGCGCGGTTCCGCCGCCGTCAGGAGCGGGAAGGCCTGGCGGGTCTCCCGCTCGTGGTGATGGTGCAGATGGGTCAGCATCTGTCTCAGCCGGGGCGTGGCCGCGCCGCGGTAATCGGCCGCCTCGATCCGTCCTTCGCGCCACAGGGCGCCGATCTCGCCCAAGGCCGTCATCTGTCCCCGGAACCAGTCATGGACCTCTAGCCAGTGACGCGCCGTCGGATGGATCTCCAGGGCCGGCCACTGCGCGCGCGGATAGACGGCCTCCAGATAGCGGAAGGCCTCCGGCAGGGCCTGGCGCGTAACCAGATTGTCCGAAAGCGCCCACGCCTTGTCCGGAGGACTGGGC
Coding sequences within it:
- a CDS encoding hemerythrin domain-containing protein, producing MPELGPGPPSPPDKAWALSDNLVTRQALPEAFRYLEAVYPRAQWPALEIHPTARHWLEVHDWFRGQMTALGEIGALWREGRIEAADYRGAATPRLRQMLTHLHHHHERETRQAFPLLTAAEPRMTEGFALLDRDHDQIEALLAGMADDANALLRAGATTDLRPLAGALADRVERGTRLINRHLWDEEEIVVPVLTLRGDQLAI
- a CDS encoding helix-turn-helix domain-containing protein, giving the protein MTDNAIAHTAEQCMRVSDVLARVGDKWSILVIAALGERPYRFNELKRAIEGVSQRMLTLTVRGLERDGFITRTVTPSIPPRVDYALTDLGRSVLEAARTMGEWAATHRATVEAARQAFDARAAEAL